From one Bacteroidota bacterium genomic stretch:
- a CDS encoding PD-(D/E)XK nuclease family protein yields MKSFLEKVVTATIELPPRKTLILFPTQRACQEYRKIIAATKKEADWLPAILPIRDLLLNLKAPLLADDLTLLLELYEVHRELFKEEEFEKFISYGQQLIDDFNEIDRQAINPDLLFEEINDLKSLEARFSPGEEDFEYIRSFWSEFIRTPLTPLQDQFLLYWKQLPVLYHEFRKRLESKNLSYEGMAWRKVAETMEEQDYFSKYTTVIFAGFYALNKTEEKVMEALRKQGKLMLLRDADTFYTDNRIHEAGMFFRKGMLADSSIPWLEDYFSIPKEVYSVKGCSGRFAIARELASSLHHRQQQRELSNQNESLVVVLADESLLFPLLHFCGRLGITTNPSMGFSLKHHPLIRLMHLIKTVRQFEDSSENSALKYKQLQEFCAEPLFKRMFSEEELGLNSKVYAAADVSNFHDYFRELLFKQPVDSREEQSNILALLDKFRFRDDEWIQQIHFQLVNAIQQVFTILELHEAEISLNVWWQLFLESVEMIRVPFSADKEMGIPIVGFLDTRLMDYSTVFIAPLNEDVLPSVSVSKSLIPYSLRKAYHLPCKEEQDAVTAYHFYRLLQRARNIYFFYNTDLNDTGGGERSRYLFQIHHEIIEKIKPVKLEYLQQESQLIPEPILPISIVKNDSIIGKLREKYILTDPTSPPKGISASALSSYIACSLRFYLDQLVYLRPEDKTEGLSAGHFGNVLHKAMELAYEGRSMLNTGDYPEITKRIPEIVESSIAKVYDKPVNYGHDYLMKGVLTELIHRIINFDMQHTPFEILGLELNANSVLQIEGVGDFMIKGIIDRIDFKDGNYRILDYKTGQDKIMKKWNFEKLFTDPSYKLNLQLLIYGMLAKEILDIQGNNLIAGIFKMKEFDEEITWLNDANEIEEETMQQFIDGLKNLLSQLFNPEIPFSQTSDLKRCRYCDYKGLCQRQNA; encoded by the coding sequence ATGAAAAGTTTTCTTGAAAAAGTTGTTACTGCGACCATTGAGCTACCGCCCAGAAAAACGTTGATCCTTTTCCCCACTCAAAGGGCTTGTCAGGAATATCGGAAAATTATTGCAGCTACAAAGAAGGAAGCCGATTGGTTGCCTGCCATCCTGCCTATTCGTGACTTATTGCTTAACTTAAAGGCACCCTTGCTTGCAGATGATTTAACGCTATTATTAGAGCTATATGAGGTCCATCGGGAACTATTTAAGGAAGAGGAATTCGAAAAATTTATTTCTTACGGTCAACAGCTAATCGATGACTTCAATGAAATAGACCGTCAGGCGATAAATCCGGATTTACTATTTGAGGAAATTAATGATTTGAAAAGTCTGGAAGCAAGGTTTTCGCCCGGAGAAGAGGATTTCGAATACATCAGAAGTTTTTGGTCGGAGTTTATCCGGACTCCCCTTACCCCACTTCAGGATCAATTCTTACTTTATTGGAAACAACTTCCGGTTCTTTATCATGAATTCAGAAAACGATTGGAAAGTAAAAATTTATCCTATGAAGGGATGGCCTGGCGCAAAGTCGCGGAAACGATGGAGGAGCAGGATTACTTTTCTAAGTATACCACAGTAATCTTTGCAGGATTTTACGCTTTGAATAAGACAGAGGAGAAAGTGATGGAAGCGCTCAGGAAGCAGGGTAAATTGATGCTTTTAAGAGATGCCGATACTTTTTATACCGATAACAGAATTCATGAAGCGGGAATGTTTTTCAGAAAGGGTATGCTTGCCGATTCCTCTATTCCCTGGTTGGAAGATTATTTTTCAATTCCCAAAGAGGTATATTCTGTAAAAGGATGCTCCGGCCGGTTTGCTATAGCCAGAGAGTTGGCATCTTCACTTCATCATAGGCAACAGCAACGTGAACTTTCGAATCAGAATGAATCGTTGGTCGTGGTTCTTGCTGATGAGAGTTTATTGTTTCCGTTATTGCATTTTTGTGGCCGATTGGGAATCACGACCAATCCTTCAATGGGTTTTTCACTGAAACATCATCCGTTGATACGTTTGATGCATTTGATAAAAACCGTAAGGCAATTTGAGGATAGCAGTGAAAACAGTGCACTCAAGTACAAACAACTTCAGGAATTTTGTGCCGAACCCTTGTTTAAAAGAATGTTTTCTGAAGAAGAACTGGGCTTAAATTCAAAAGTCTATGCCGCTGCAGATGTAAGTAATTTCCATGATTATTTCAGAGAACTACTTTTTAAACAGCCCGTTGATTCCCGCGAGGAGCAGTCGAATATTCTAGCGCTCTTGGATAAATTCAGATTTCGGGATGATGAATGGATACAGCAAATACATTTTCAATTGGTTAATGCAATTCAGCAAGTCTTTACGATACTTGAACTTCATGAAGCTGAAATTTCACTAAATGTCTGGTGGCAACTTTTTCTGGAATCAGTGGAAATGATAAGAGTTCCTTTTAGTGCAGATAAAGAAATGGGCATTCCAATAGTTGGATTTTTGGATACCCGCTTGATGGATTATTCAACAGTGTTTATCGCCCCATTGAATGAAGACGTTCTTCCTTCTGTCTCGGTTTCAAAATCATTGATACCTTATTCGCTCCGCAAAGCGTACCATTTACCCTGTAAAGAAGAACAAGATGCAGTAACCGCCTACCACTTCTACAGGTTACTTCAAAGAGCCCGAAATATTTACTTTTTCTATAATACGGATCTCAATGATACCGGCGGCGGAGAGCGTAGCAGATACTTGTTCCAGATTCATCATGAAATAATTGAAAAAATAAAACCGGTAAAACTGGAGTACCTGCAACAGGAAAGCCAATTGATTCCTGAGCCTATACTTCCCATTAGCATTGTTAAAAATGACTCCATCATTGGAAAACTCAGGGAAAAATACATCCTGACTGATCCCACCTCCCCGCCAAAGGGCATTTCGGCTTCAGCACTCAGCTCCTATATAGCATGTTCATTGCGGTTTTACCTTGATCAGCTGGTTTATCTCCGGCCTGAGGATAAAACGGAAGGGTTAAGTGCCGGTCATTTTGGAAACGTGCTGCATAAAGCGATGGAGCTTGCCTATGAAGGCAGAAGCATGTTAAATACCGGGGATTATCCTGAAATCACAAAGCGAATTCCGGAGATCGTTGAGTCATCAATAGCCAAAGTCTATGATAAGCCGGTAAATTACGGTCATGACTATCTGATGAAAGGAGTACTCACCGAGCTTATTCATCGCATTATTAATTTCGATATGCAGCATACTCCATTTGAAATTCTGGGATTGGAACTAAATGCCAATTCAGTATTACAAATTGAAGGAGTCGGCGATTTTATGATCAAAGGTATCATTGACAGAATAGATTTTAAAGACGGGAACTATCGTATTCTGGATTACAAAACAGGGCAGGATAAAATAATGAAGAAATGGAATTTCGAGAAACTTTTCACTGATCCCTCCTATAAACTCAATCTGCAATTGCTTATTTATGGTATGCTTGCAAAGGAAATTCTCGATATTCAAGGTAATAATCTCATCGCCGGCATCTTTAAAATGAAAGAGTTTGATGAAGAAATTACCTGGCTCAATGATGCCAATGAAATTGAGGAGGAAACGATGCAGCAGTTCATCGATGGATTGAAAAATCTGCTCTCCCAACTATTCAATCCGGAAATACCTTTCTCACAAACTTCCGATCTGAAAAGATGTCGGTATTGTGACTATAAAGGACTTTGTCAGAGGCAGAATGCTTAA
- a CDS encoding GNAT family N-acetyltransferase has product MLKNTFPIIIDERLLLRPFRISDIFSLALHANNKKISDNLNDGFPYPYTEKNAIEFVDSLKNDHPPKILAIVYKEAAVGAIGIFPQSKVQRLNAELGYWVGEKYWGNGIASGAVRSMLAYTFENFDLIRIYARPFPHNPASQRVLEKSGFKLEARIKNGLCKNDTIFDELIYSMLKEDFI; this is encoded by the coding sequence ATGCTAAAAAATACATTTCCGATAATTATTGATGAAAGACTCTTGCTGAGGCCCTTTCGGATTTCGGATATCTTTTCTTTGGCCCTACATGCGAATAATAAAAAGATTTCCGATAATCTGAATGATGGTTTTCCTTATCCGTATACTGAGAAAAATGCTATAGAATTTGTAGACAGCCTTAAAAATGATCACCCTCCCAAAATTCTGGCAATTGTTTATAAAGAAGCAGCAGTGGGTGCCATTGGTATTTTCCCACAATCAAAAGTTCAGCGTTTAAATGCAGAATTGGGCTATTGGGTGGGAGAAAAGTATTGGGGAAACGGGATAGCATCAGGTGCCGTGAGAAGCATGCTAGCCTACACATTTGAAAATTTCGACCTGATTCGTATTTATGCCCGGCCGTTTCCTCATAATCCTGCTTCGCAGAGAGTTTTAGAAAAGTCCGGTTTTAAACTGGAAGCCAGAATTAAAAACGGACTTTGCAAAAACGATACTATCTTCGATGAGTTAATTTATTCTATGCTGAAGGAGGATTTTATATGA
- a CDS encoding T9SS type A sorting domain-containing protein: MKKHYLAALALSLTMMGNVYSQNSRNCGTMPHLHEMEQQDPALTTRMENIERETQQWINDNQNNANKGAVVVTIPVVVHVLYNTTSQNISDAQINSQINILNQDFRKLNADISIVPSAFSGLTADCEIQFCLAQRDPSGNATNGIIRKSTTVTSFSSNDNIKRAANGGSDAWNSSAYLNIWVGNLSGGLLGYAQFPGGTASTDGVVILYTAFGNTGVAAAPFNKGRTATHEVGHWLNLRHIWGDATCGNDQVTDTPTQQTANYGCPSFPKVTCSNGPNGDMFMNYMDYTDDACMVMFSNGQKTRMLASLNTTRASLLSSQGCVPPSGGSCGIPSGLGATGITTTAATLNWTAVSGALSYNVQYRNTGGTIWTSTTSTTTSKSISGLTASTSYEFQVQAVCSTTTGSYSSSSTFSTTAGSCTDSYESNNTKAKAKVIPVNTNISAKISTTTDKDWFKFTTVSGSTNLKVVLDLLPADYDMKLYNSAGSLLTTSQLGGTTTETISRNTTSASSYFVQVYGYSGAFSTTSCYRLRINTSGSPFRNGTEEEYVEGNINVQKISGLEGINLFPNPANQTLKLNFFNTQDAVVTADLMDMMGRSIYSTRINATEGFNSTEMNTTDFKDGIYFLRLNMGDQTEVRKFIIKH, from the coding sequence ATGAAGAAACATTATCTCGCAGCGCTTGCGCTAAGTCTGACAATGATGGGAAACGTGTATTCCCAAAACAGCAGAAATTGTGGTACGATGCCCCATTTACATGAAATGGAGCAACAGGATCCTGCCCTAACCACCCGAATGGAAAACATCGAGCGGGAAACGCAGCAATGGATCAATGATAATCAAAACAATGCCAATAAAGGTGCTGTTGTAGTCACAATTCCGGTGGTGGTTCATGTGCTCTATAATACGACAAGTCAAAACATTTCTGATGCACAAATTAACTCTCAAATTAATATTCTTAACCAGGACTTTCGTAAACTGAATGCCGATATCTCCATCGTCCCCTCTGCGTTTTCAGGTCTGACCGCAGATTGTGAGATTCAATTCTGTCTTGCTCAGCGTGATCCTTCCGGAAATGCTACAAATGGTATCATTCGCAAATCAACAACTGTTACTTCTTTTTCATCCAATGATAATATTAAAAGGGCTGCCAATGGAGGTTCTGATGCCTGGAATTCTTCGGCATACCTGAATATCTGGGTAGGTAACTTAAGCGGTGGATTGTTGGGTTATGCTCAATTTCCCGGTGGTACAGCTTCTACAGATGGAGTTGTAATTCTTTATACCGCATTTGGAAATACCGGTGTAGCGGCTGCTCCTTTTAACAAAGGCCGTACCGCAACACATGAAGTGGGTCACTGGTTGAACCTTCGTCATATCTGGGGGGATGCCACATGTGGTAATGATCAGGTGACAGATACCCCTACTCAACAAACGGCTAATTATGGTTGTCCCTCCTTTCCTAAAGTTACCTGTAGCAATGGACCCAATGGCGACATGTTTATGAACTATATGGACTATACAGATGATGCCTGTATGGTAATGTTCTCTAACGGACAAAAGACCAGGATGCTTGCCAGTCTCAATACCACCAGAGCTTCCTTGTTGTCTTCTCAAGGATGTGTTCCACCGTCAGGTGGGTCATGCGGAATCCCTTCAGGATTAGGTGCAACCGGAATAACAACAACAGCGGCTACTTTGAATTGGACTGCAGTATCCGGTGCTTTAAGTTATAACGTTCAATATCGTAATACGGGTGGGACTATTTGGACAAGCACTACAAGTACGACAACTTCCAAATCTATTTCGGGACTTACGGCCTCTACTTCTTATGAATTTCAGGTGCAGGCAGTATGCAGCACAACTACAGGTTCTTATTCTTCCTCGTCAACTTTTAGTACAACAGCGGGGTCTTGTACCGATAGTTATGAATCAAATAATACCAAAGCAAAGGCAAAAGTAATCCCTGTAAATACCAATATTTCTGCAAAAATTTCAACTACTACTGACAAGGATTGGTTTAAATTTACCACAGTAAGCGGATCAACAAATCTTAAGGTAGTTCTTGATCTTTTGCCTGCTGATTACGATATGAAATTGTACAATTCTGCAGGTTCACTGCTGACTACATCTCAATTAGGTGGAACCACCACCGAAACTATTTCCAGAAATACAACTTCTGCGTCCTCCTACTTTGTGCAGGTTTACGGATATAGCGGTGCGTTTAGTACTACAAGTTGCTATCGATTACGAATTAACACATCAGGGTCTCCTTTTCGAAATGGAACAGAGGAAGAATATGTCGAAGGAAATATCAATGTTCAAAAAATTTCAGGACTGGAAGGAATTAACTTGTTCCCAAATCCTGCGAATCAAACGCTTAAGTTGAACTTTTTCAATACACAGGATGCAGTTGTGACTGCTGATCTTATGGATATGATGGGAAGATCGATCTACTCTACTCGTATAAATGCTACAGAAGGATTCAATAGCACTGAAATGAATACCACCGATTTTAAAGATGGAATTTATTTCTTGCGATTAAATATGGGTGATCAAACAGAAGTTCGAAAGTTTATCATCAAGCATTGA
- a CDS encoding response regulator transcription factor, with the protein MSITRILLVEDEQSLADTIKLNLEMEGYKVQLANDGKKALRMFKQERFDLVILDVMLPEMDGFTVCEAIRLDNEHVPVLFLTAKHSSSDRVTGLKMGADDYLTKPFNLEELLLRIQILLKRAQRNGEKVTTVLSNYSFDNFNINFSEMSVVTPEQKKINLTKKENTLLKLLIDRKNEVVSREHILETVWGYDIYPSTRTIDNFIVTFRKYFEKDPSNPTHFISVRGVGYKFIE; encoded by the coding sequence ATGAGCATTACACGAATCCTTTTAGTTGAAGATGAACAAAGCCTTGCTGATACGATTAAGTTAAATCTGGAGATGGAAGGTTATAAGGTACAGTTAGCTAATGATGGGAAGAAGGCACTCCGGATGTTTAAACAAGAGCGATTTGATTTAGTCATACTTGATGTGATGTTACCGGAAATGGATGGCTTTACCGTTTGTGAGGCCATCAGGTTAGACAATGAGCATGTTCCGGTTTTATTTCTTACGGCCAAGCATTCTTCGTCTGATCGGGTAACCGGTTTGAAAATGGGTGCTGATGACTACCTGACCAAACCTTTTAATCTGGAGGAGCTACTGCTCCGTATTCAAATACTCTTGAAAAGAGCGCAAAGGAATGGTGAAAAAGTGACGACTGTTCTCTCTAATTATAGCTTTGATAACTTTAACATTAATTTCTCAGAGATGTCTGTAGTAACACCGGAACAAAAGAAAATAAATCTCACCAAAAAGGAAAATACACTGCTTAAATTATTAATTGACAGGAAAAATGAAGTAGTGTCCAGAGAGCATATTTTGGAAACGGTTTGGGGATATGACATCTACCCTTCTACGCGTACCATTGATAATTTTATAGTCACCTTTCGAAAATATTTTGAAAAAGATCCCTCTAATCCAACTCATTTTATTTCCGTAAGGGGAGTTGGTTATAAATTTATCGAATAA
- a CDS encoding PKD domain-containing protein, with the protein MVLWYRACGRVGSLDPNYNKGRTASHEIGHWLGLRHIWGDSNCGNDFCADTPTQQTANFSCPFFPSVTCGNGPNGDQFMNYMDYCDDDCLNMFTTNQKTRIQTVLLNSPMRVAQRNSTACNAPSAAPVAQFTANNTTIPVGGSVNFTDQSTNSPTGWAWTFTGGTPSSSSQQNPQNIVYNAAGTYTVSLVATNGSGSDTETKTAYITVGSTTSACDTITNFDFATDTATILLSGGTGGVGYASGQNNYGDIAKADIYSISGTNQTVDGVFIVFGVGTSSGTGQTANVRVWDNNGTSGLPNTILGTTAISYDTIASYASTGDALWVDFVPNIPVSGDIYVGVEFGYNAGDTLAIVHCADGNIAVGTAYERWSDNTWHPYSLAQPNGWGINVAHLMLPVICPLVGIGENTAAFELNIYPNPAGSTLNVMLPNLQNKSDVRFTLLNMLGGMVSSVTKPFASNGIYQLDVNELSQGFYFLEVLTKEGRRLEKIQIAR; encoded by the coding sequence GTGGTACTCTGGTATAGGGCATGTGGGCGTGTCGGATCATTGGATCCAAATTATAACAAAGGTCGTACAGCTTCTCATGAAATAGGACATTGGCTCGGTTTGCGCCATATTTGGGGTGACAGTAACTGTGGAAATGATTTTTGTGCAGATACGCCTACTCAACAAACGGCGAATTTTAGTTGTCCTTTCTTTCCAAGTGTTACCTGTGGTAATGGTCCTAACGGAGATCAGTTTATGAATTACATGGATTATTGTGATGATGATTGTTTGAATATGTTTACTACGAATCAAAAGACAAGAATTCAAACCGTATTGCTGAATTCTCCGATGCGTGTTGCACAGAGAAATTCAACAGCATGTAATGCTCCATCTGCTGCACCGGTCGCTCAATTTACGGCTAATAACACCACCATTCCGGTTGGCGGCTCAGTGAATTTCACTGATCAAAGTACGAATTCTCCGACCGGATGGGCCTGGACCTTTACAGGTGGAACACCATCAAGCTCTTCTCAGCAAAATCCTCAAAACATTGTATACAATGCAGCAGGAACCTATACGGTAAGTCTTGTAGCCACCAATGGCAGCGGTTCCGATACAGAAACGAAAACAGCATATATTACTGTAGGAAGCACTACTTCTGCTTGCGATACAATTACAAATTTTGATTTTGCGACAGATACAGCAACCATACTTCTTTCAGGTGGAACCGGTGGGGTAGGCTATGCTTCCGGACAAAACAACTATGGAGATATTGCAAAAGCTGATATTTATAGCATCAGCGGTACCAACCAAACCGTTGACGGAGTTTTTATCGTTTTTGGAGTGGGTACGAGCTCCGGAACAGGTCAAACGGCGAACGTGCGCGTATGGGATAATAATGGAACCTCCGGTTTGCCAAATACCATTTTGGGAACGACTGCTATAAGTTATGATACCATAGCTTCATATGCTTCAACCGGGGATGCTTTATGGGTTGACTTTGTTCCCAATATACCGGTGTCAGGCGATATCTATGTAGGAGTAGAGTTTGGTTATAATGCCGGTGATACTCTGGCCATCGTTCATTGTGCAGATGGTAATATTGCCGTTGGTACAGCATACGAAAGATGGAGTGATAATACCTGGCATCCTTATAGTTTAGCTCAGCCAAATGGATGGGGTATCAATGTAGCTCACTTGATGCTACCTGTCATTTGTCCTTTAGTAGGTATTGGAGAAAATACTGCAGCTTTTGAGTTAAATATCTATCCGAATCCTGCAGGATCCACTCTAAACGTGATGCTTCCCAATCTGCAAAATAAATCCGATGTTCGTTTTACTCTATTAAATATGTTAGGGGGAATGGTTTCGTCTGTAACAAAACCTTTTGCATCTAATGGAATTTATCAATTGGATGTCAATGAATTGAGTCAGGGATTCTATTTCCTTGAAGTGCTCACGAAGGAAGGACGTCGTCTGGAGAAAATTCAAATAGCGCGATAA
- a CDS encoding T9SS type A sorting domain-containing protein — protein sequence MKSSYYGKVLRVFLFSLLLISHQVFSQEHRCLTQEWHLHKLSADPSYKLRYESTENINHFQNKLSILSDTTLIIPVVFHILYNTPEQNISEEQIVSQIDVLNEDYSVNNASSMDVPAVWTGLKKDSKIRFILAKRDPNGNFTNGITRTSTNINEYNIFDPALFSTALGGHDAWPRGSYLNIWVCKLGSNALGFAAYPGSSAATDGIVISYKALGRNGTAASPYNAGRTCTHEIGHWFSLNHIWGDDNDNCLGKDFPVTQAALDDTPNQAAPTFRCKKFPELDECSTVDPGIMYMNYMDYTDDRCMMFFTPGQVAKMRIIVDGLRDSLKLSSGHLLPAYTGYDAAIDSVLNPVRLAGDRCLQPEIRIKNNGADTIKELQIAYGIYQGLQKSFHWKGSLASGDTTHFILPEIGTNMGNQVMEFRLLGTDSNSVNNYASAGFKVNSAVNENCSTCKISAYPNPVSGQRGICVKSCRNQSQISLVRIINTIGQVLFEEKMNLNPGDAIPLDLTSFQSGVYLLNIEGDLFSESVRFIYLPGENGVNGPTNCN from the coding sequence ATGAAATCATCCTATTACGGGAAAGTCCTCCGGGTTTTTCTATTCTCTCTCCTTCTCATTTCTCATCAGGTATTTAGTCAGGAACATCGCTGTCTGACTCAGGAATGGCATTTGCATAAACTTAGCGCTGACCCTTCTTATAAATTACGGTATGAGTCGACAGAAAACATCAATCATTTTCAGAATAAGCTGTCAATTTTATCAGATACTACGCTGATTATTCCTGTTGTCTTTCATATTTTATACAATACGCCGGAGCAGAACATTAGCGAAGAGCAAATCGTTTCTCAAATTGATGTGCTAAATGAAGATTATTCTGTCAATAATGCTTCTTCAATGGATGTTCCTGCTGTATGGACGGGCTTGAAAAAAGATAGTAAAATCCGCTTTATTCTCGCAAAAAGAGATCCTAACGGGAATTTTACAAACGGAATTACAAGAACCTCTACAAACATCAACGAATATAACATTTTTGATCCTGCTTTATTTTCAACTGCCCTTGGTGGGCACGATGCATGGCCCAGAGGCAGCTATCTGAATATTTGGGTATGCAAGCTGGGATCAAATGCATTGGGATTCGCTGCCTACCCCGGATCATCGGCAGCAACTGACGGCATTGTTATTAGTTACAAAGCATTGGGAAGAAACGGTACTGCTGCATCTCCCTACAATGCAGGGCGAACTTGTACCCATGAAATTGGACATTGGTTTTCACTCAATCATATCTGGGGAGATGATAATGACAATTGTTTGGGAAAAGATTTTCCCGTTACGCAAGCTGCACTGGATGATACTCCGAATCAGGCTGCACCTACTTTCCGTTGTAAAAAATTTCCGGAACTGGATGAGTGTTCCACCGTCGACCCGGGAATTATGTACATGAATTATATGGATTATACAGACGACCGCTGTATGATGTTTTTTACTCCCGGCCAGGTAGCGAAAATGAGAATTATTGTGGATGGTCTTCGTGATTCATTAAAATTAAGTAGCGGTCATTTGTTGCCGGCTTACACAGGATATGATGCCGCTATTGATTCCGTTTTAAATCCGGTACGACTCGCGGGAGACCGTTGTTTACAGCCGGAAATCCGGATTAAAAACAATGGTGCCGATACCATTAAAGAACTTCAAATCGCTTACGGAATTTATCAGGGTTTACAGAAATCATTTCACTGGAAAGGTAGCCTGGCATCCGGCGATACTACTCATTTTATCTTACCGGAAATTGGTACGAATATGGGAAATCAGGTGATGGAATTCCGGTTGTTGGGAACAGACAGTAACTCCGTAAATAATTATGCAAGTGCCGGCTTTAAAGTAAATAGTGCAGTGAATGAGAATTGCTCTACTTGTAAGATAAGCGCATACCCAAATCCGGTTTCCGGTCAACGTGGAATTTGCGTGAAGTCTTGCCGGAATCAAAGTCAGATTTCTTTAGTAAGAATTATTAACACAATCGGTCAGGTTTTGTTTGAAGAGAAGATGAACCTTAACCCGGGCGATGCCATCCCCCTTGACCTGACATCATTTCAAAGTGGTGTGTACCTCCTGAATATAGAAGGTGATCTCTTCTCTGAAAGTGTCCGGTTTATTTACTTGCCCGGAGAGAACGGCGTCAATGGTCCAACTAACTGTAATTAA
- the mqnE gene encoding aminofutalosine synthase MqnE encodes MSAENIQHLLQHSDVMMQHITNKIINGERIDDKEANYLFEEGELSSCGVLANYIREKKNGNYTFFNRNFHIEPTNVCVFSCKFCSYSQDYKQKEAGWELGIEEMFQRVVAYDHLPITEVHIVGGVHPKLDLQFFGELLERIKKHRPELHIKGFTAVELDYMFRKAKMSASEGIAFLKSKGLDSIPGGGAEIFDEVIREQICADKADANRWLEIHEATHQAGLRSNATMLYGHIEKYAHRIDHMRRLRELQDKTGGFQTFIPLKFRNMDNDMDNIPESTLIDDLKTYAISRIYLDNFDHIKAYWPMLGRSTAQITQSFGVDDLDGTIDDSTKIYSLAGAEEQVPVLTTEQLVELIQQSGRIPVERDTLYNRIRVYDTSETTAY; translated from the coding sequence ATGTCAGCAGAAAACATTCAACACCTCTTGCAGCATAGTGATGTAATGATGCAGCACATCACCAATAAAATTATAAATGGGGAGCGCATCGATGACAAAGAGGCGAACTATCTCTTTGAGGAAGGAGAGCTGTCTTCCTGCGGAGTTCTTGCAAATTATATTCGTGAAAAGAAGAATGGGAATTACACTTTTTTCAACCGTAATTTTCATATTGAGCCTACCAATGTTTGTGTTTTCTCCTGTAAATTTTGTTCCTATTCACAGGATTACAAGCAAAAAGAAGCGGGTTGGGAACTTGGCATAGAAGAGATGTTTCAAAGAGTGGTGGCCTATGACCATCTTCCCATCACAGAGGTGCATATCGTAGGAGGAGTTCATCCGAAACTTGATCTTCAATTTTTTGGAGAACTGCTGGAAAGAATAAAAAAGCATCGTCCGGAATTGCATATTAAAGGATTCACTGCTGTTGAATTGGACTATATGTTTCGGAAGGCGAAAATGTCAGCATCTGAAGGAATTGCATTTCTAAAATCAAAAGGACTTGATTCCATTCCCGGTGGTGGTGCAGAGATCTTCGACGAAGTCATCCGGGAGCAGATCTGCGCGGATAAAGCGGATGCGAATCGCTGGCTTGAAATTCATGAAGCTACTCATCAGGCCGGACTACGTAGTAACGCCACTATGCTGTATGGGCATATTGAAAAGTATGCTCATCGGATTGATCATATGCGTCGTTTAAGAGAACTTCAGGATAAGACCGGAGGATTTCAAACTTTTATCCCGTTGAAGTTCCGGAATATGGATAATGATATGGATAATATTCCGGAATCAACACTTATTGATGACTTAAAGACCTATGCCATCAGCCGGATTTATCTGGACAATTTTGATCATATAAAAGCGTATTGGCCGATGCTGGGAAGAAGCACAGCTCAAATCACTCAATCTTTTGGAGTAGATGATCTGGATGGAACCATTGATGACAGCACCAAAATTTATTCATTAGCCGGAGCAGAGGAACAGGTGCCGGTTTTAACGACTGAACAACTGGTTGAACTTATTCAGCAATCCGGCAGAATTCCCGTGGAAAGAGATACCCTTTACAACAGAATCCGGGTGTACGATACCAGCGAAACAACGGCATATTAA